A genome region from Anopheles stephensi strain Indian chromosome 2, UCI_ANSTEP_V1.0, whole genome shotgun sequence includes the following:
- the LOC118507467 gene encoding protein yellow-like: MAPRSRLVLQLLLLILPVQLTWGQYFGQQLKSVIRWQAADFAFPTPQERQQALASGRYIPDNCLPLDMDVDYSNPARSRLFVTIPRFVDGIPYTLGRVSKTQGPSGPLIEPYPNAAIQAYPSSNNCDGIVSVFRIKIDECNRMWILDTGKIGEKRICLPQLVVYDMKTDTMVHRYRIPADQLVCELSLLVNLLVDVQDPSPLGSCKNTKVYMADVTAPAMIVYDMAKGKSWRITNKQMHPNPDYGTFTIANESFDLMDGIVAMALSPRIPSDNVVFSSNYGTNWRPSNDRLMYFHALASLTENAVRTSVLLNDTIWEENTEALPRAFRPIGTRPSQTAAQAMDSNGNLFFGLVAQNAIACWDSTTPYNPSNMRIISQNSETLQFPSGVKIVRNRKGAEELWVLTCRLQKFLTGTLNTNETNFRIQAIQIPELLGYKSSCRV, encoded by the exons ATGGCACCACGATCGCGATTGGTACTGCAGCTACTACTGCTGATCCTGCCGGTTCAGCTGACCTGGGGACAATATTTCGGCCAGCAGCTGAAGAGCGTCATTCGATGGCAGGCAGCCGACTTTGCGTTCCCGACACCGCAGGAACGGCAGCAGGCGCTAGCATCGGGACGCTATATTCCCGACAACTGCCTTCCGCTCGACATGGATGTGGATTATTCCA ATCCAGCTCGTTCTCGGCTGTTTGTGACCATTCCGAGGTTTGTGGATGGCATCCCCTATACGCTGGGCCGTGTGAGTAAAACGCAGGGACCATCGGGTCCGCTGATAGAACCCTACCCGAACGCAGCTATCCAGGCTTATCCGAGTAGCAACAACTGTGACGGgattgtttccgttttccgcataaag ATAGACGAATGTAACCGAATGTGGATTCTCGATACGGGCAAGATTGGAGAAAAGCGCATCTGTCTGCCACAGCTGGTGGTGTACGACATGAAAACCGACACAATGGTGCATCGCTATCGAATCCCTGCCGACCAGCTCGTGTGTGAACTGTCGCTGCTGGTGAACTTG CTTGTCGACGTCCAGGACCCGTCACCGCTTGGCTCGTGCAAGAATACGAAGGTGTACATGGCGGATGTGACCGCGCCGGCCATGATCGTGTACGATATGGCAAAAGGCAAATCGTGGCGCATAACGAACAAGCAGATGCACCCCAACCCGGACTATGGCACCTTCACCATCGCGAACGAGAGCTTTGATCTGATGGATGGAATCGTGGCCATGGCTTTGTCGCCCCGCATACCATCAGACAATGTGGTATTTTCATCGAACTACGGCACCAACTGGCGCCCGTCCAACGATCGGCTGATGTACTTCCATGCGCTCGCATCGCTCACGGAGAATGCGGTCCGCACTTCGGTGCTGCTTAACGATACCATTTGGGAGGAgaacacggaagcactgccACGCGCCTTCCGGCCGATAGGCACCCGTCCGTCACAAACCGCCGCTCAAGCGATGGACAGCAACGGGAATCTATTCTTTGGGCTGGTGGCACAGAATGCGATCGCCTGCTGGGATTCGACGACCCCGTACAACCCGTCGAACATGCGCATCATTTCACAGAACAGTGAAACGCTGCAGTTCCCGAGCGGCGTCAAGATCGTGCGCAACCGCAAGGGGGCCGAAGAGCTGTGGGTGTTGACGTGTCGTTTGCAGAAGTTTTTGACCGGTACGCTCAACACCAACGAGACCAACTTCAGAATACAGGCCATACAGATTCCGGAGTTGCTGGGATATAAGAGCTCGTGTCGAGTGTGA
- the LOC118507468 gene encoding dolichol-phosphate mannosyltransferase subunit 3, whose protein sequence is MTKLFEWFMAAACFLSVYFAIILRQVKHDVLEQYMLEIQLSPIFLVLIFGLYSATVVLYRTFTFNNCEEAAKELMEQIKEAKADLRRKGLVLSD, encoded by the exons ATGACGAAACTGTTCGAATGGTTTATGGCTGCGGCCTGTTTTTTGAGCGTATATTTTGCCATTATTCTGCGCCAAGTGAAACATGACGTGTTGGAGCAGTACATGCTGGAGATTCAGCTCTCGCCCATATTTTTGGTGCTCATTTTTGGT CTCTACTCTGCCACGGTGGTACTGTATCGAACTTTCACCTTCAACAACTGCGAGGAAGCTGCCAAGGAACTGATGGAACAGATTAAAGAGGCTAAGGCTGACCTGAGACGGAAAGGTCTGGTGTTGAGCGATTAA
- the LOC118507480 gene encoding GILT-like protein 1, whose protein sequence is MMLYKSFLLLSVFAVACYGQSKVPVYVYYESLCPDSAAFVNDQLYPVAKAFKKNLELHLVPFGKSTYTTQGSDVMFTCHHGENECYGNKVHACAIQHIQGNSYQPSISKEDLTLEYVNCLMHRAQLKDGAFPTKRCADEVKIEQWQAIMECANSTEGSQLLKQHGDATNKLQSPLKSVPTVAFKQTYDDELQKLSVRSFRHALCKNLSPQPVECLDLPAGASPVSSLGGSLVAAVALLVARLF, encoded by the exons ATGATGCTGTACAAGAGCTTTCTTCTGCTGAGCGTCTTTGCTGTCGCCTGCTATGGACAATCGAAA GTGCCCGTCTACGTGTACTACGAGTCGCTCTGCCCCGACAGCGCCGCGTTCGTGAACGATCAGCTCTACCCAGTGGCGAAGGCGTTCAAGAAGAACCTGGAGCTGCATCTGGTACCGTTCGGCAAGTCCACCTACACGACGCAGGGTTCGGATGTGATGTTCACCTGCCACCACGGAGAGAACGAGTGCTACGGCAACAAGGTGCACGCATGCGCCATCCAGCACATCCAGGGCAACTCGTACCAGCCCAGCATCTCGAAGGAAGATCTAACGCTGGAGTACGTGAACTGTTTGATGCACCGCGCCCAGCTGAAGGACGGTGCGTTCCCGACCAAACGGTGCGCCGACGAGGTCAAGATCGAGCAGTGGCAAGCGATCATGGAGTGTGCGAACAGTACCGAGGGTAGCcagctgctgaagcagcacGGCGATGCGACCAACAAGCTGCAATCGCCGCTCAAGAGTGTGCCCACCGTTGCCTTTAAGCAG ACCTACGACGACGAGCTGCAGAAACTGTCCGTGCGCAGCTTCCGTCACGCACTGTGCAAAAACCTGAGCCCGCAGCCCGTCGAATGTCTCGATCTTCCGGCCGGCGCGTCGCCCGTCAGCTCTCTCGGTGGTTCGCTCGTCGCTGCGGTCGCCCTTCTCGTAGCCAGGCTGTTTTAA